In one window of Arachis ipaensis cultivar K30076 chromosome B06, Araip1.1, whole genome shotgun sequence DNA:
- the LOC107648101 gene encoding NAD(P)H-dependent 6'-deoxychalcone synthase-like — protein MNASWQQKNLTEYCKSKGIIVTAYSPLGARGTFWDSNDVMGSELLKDVAQAHGKTVAQVSLRWLYEQDVTFAVKSYNKERMKENLEIFDFSLTNDDYQKINQIKQTRKGSNGPTTLVIVDLFDGEN, from the exons ATGAATGCTTCCTGGCAACAAAAGAATCTAACAGAATACTGCAAATCCAAGGGTATAATTGTAACTGCATATTCTCCTTTGGGAGCAAGAGGAACCTTTTGGGATAGTAACGATGTTATGGGTAGTGAATTGCTCAAGGACGTTGCACAAGCTCATGGGAAAACTGTTGCTcag GTGAGCCTTAGGTGGTTGTACGAACAGGATGTAACTTTTGCGGTGAAGAGCTATAATAAAGAGAGAATGAAAGAAAACTTAGAAATATTTGATTTTTCACTTACCAATGATGACTATCAAAAGATTAATCAAATCAAACAGACGCGGAAAGGAAGTAATGGTCCAACTACACTTGTTATAGTTGACCTATTTGATGGAGAAAATTAG
- the LOC110263243 gene encoding uncharacterized protein LOC110263243, whose protein sequence is MEDSRKFDGPRPFRSLDSWFTHEGFLRMVKEEWRGLGNMQFLEKMKALSAPLRIWHKQHFGNMNERIKRFEAEIQKVDDMVSSGHYDGTMEARRRALVKCCEKWYVRQEMHWKQMSRSRHAKEMDRNTTYFHKIASARRRNNRIESLIINGRIVRNQARIKVAIQDFYKRLYHQESSPSVSFRDGLVNRLGREEAKALEVLPSVEEVKEAVWDCESSKAPGSDGYNMNFQ, encoded by the exons ATGGAAGATAGTAGAAAATTTGATGGCCCGAGACCATTCCGAAGCTTGGATTCGTGGTTCACACATGAAGGGTTCTTGAGAATGGTGAAAGAAGAATGGAGGGGATTAGGTAACATGCAATTCCTAGAGAAGATGAAAGCACTGTCAGCCCCACTCCGCATATGGCATAAACAGCATTTTGGAAATATGAATGAGAGAATAAAAAGGTTTGAGGCAGAAATACAGAAGGTGGATGATATGGTTAGTAGTGGGCACTATGATGGTACAATGGAGGCAAGGAGAAGGGCACTAGTGAAGTGCTGTGAAAAGTGGTATGTGAGACAGGAGATGCACTGGAAGCAAATGTCTAGGTCGCGGCATGCTAAAGAGATGGACAGGAACACAACCTATTTCCACAAGATTGCATCggcaagaagaaggaataacCGGATTGAGTCTTTGATAATCAATGGAAGGATAGTCAGgaatcaagcaagaatcaaagtTGCAATTCAGGACTTCTATAAAAGACTGTACCACCAGGAAAGTTCTCCAAGTGTAAGCTTTAGAGATGGATTAGTTAATCGATTGGGGAGGGAGGAAGCGAAGGCTTTAGAGGTGTTACCATCAGTAGAAGAGGTGAAAGAGGCAGTGTGGGATTGTGAATCTTCTAAGGCTCCAGGGAGTGATGGGTATAACATGAATTTT CAATAA